One region of Mucilaginibacter gotjawali genomic DNA includes:
- a CDS encoding carboxymuconolactone decarboxylase family protein codes for MMAHIELNNDLPDIRGLMAYSPQIAEVLNALAETLLRNDDNTLSRGERELIGTYVSYLNDCFFCQNVHGAMAGHYLNCDIQQIDGIKHDFNSADLSGKMKALLSIAGSVQKGGKYVTEAQIEEAKMNGATDKEIHDTVLIAASFCMFNRYVDGLGTWAPQDREFYVNRAPQRALEGYQSSVYK; via the coding sequence ATGATGGCGCATATCGAACTAAATAATGACTTACCCGACATACGGGGCCTGATGGCCTACAGCCCCCAAATAGCTGAAGTTTTAAACGCTTTAGCGGAAACGCTGTTGCGGAACGACGATAATACCTTAAGCCGCGGCGAACGTGAATTGATAGGTACCTATGTGTCCTATCTGAACGATTGTTTCTTTTGTCAAAACGTACATGGTGCAATGGCGGGGCATTACCTTAACTGCGACATCCAGCAGATTGATGGCATTAAGCATGATTTTAACTCAGCAGACCTGTCCGGCAAAATGAAAGCATTGCTCAGCATTGCAGGCAGTGTTCAAAAGGGCGGAAAATATGTAACGGAAGCGCAGATTGAAGAAGCAAAAATGAATGGCGCAACAGATAAGGAGATCCATGATACGGTTTTGATAGCCGCCTCGTTTTGTATGTTTAACAGGTACGTTGACGGTTTGGGTACATGGGCGCCGCAAGACAGGGAGTTTTATGTAAACAGGGCGCCTCAACGTGCTTTGGAGGGTTACCAGTCGAGTGTATATAAATGA
- a CDS encoding carboxymuconolactone decarboxylase family protein translates to MPHINLPQEFPGIRSLFMFRPETAAPLNALVQAMLHNPHPTLSAGERELIATYVSRLNTCKYCCNIHGAIAQHQLGNNAGIVQQVLADPETAPISNKMKALLKIAAKVQSGGKNVLPQDIELARSEGATDIEIHDAVLIAAAFCMYNRYVDGLATWQPDDPALYDKMGEQRAREGYLTLPFKVVINH, encoded by the coding sequence ATGCCACATATTAACTTACCACAGGAATTTCCGGGCATCAGGAGCCTGTTTATGTTCAGGCCGGAAACTGCTGCCCCATTGAATGCGTTGGTGCAGGCGATGCTGCATAACCCGCACCCAACATTAAGCGCAGGCGAGCGGGAGCTGATAGCCACCTATGTATCGCGTTTAAATACCTGCAAATATTGCTGCAACATACATGGCGCCATCGCGCAGCACCAGTTGGGTAATAATGCCGGAATTGTACAACAAGTATTGGCAGACCCGGAAACAGCGCCCATCAGCAATAAAATGAAAGCATTGTTAAAAATTGCCGCCAAAGTACAGTCCGGCGGGAAAAACGTGCTTCCGCAGGATATTGAACTGGCCCGGAGCGAGGGGGCTACCGATATAGAGATCCATGACGCAGTTTTAATAGCCGCAGCCTTTTGCATGTATAACCGCTATGTTGACGGCCTTGCAACCTGGCAGCCCGATGACCCGGCACTGTATGATAAAATGGGAGAACAGCGCGCCCGCGAGGGCTATTTAACGCTTCCGTTTAAGGTGGTAATTAATCATTAG
- a CDS encoding carboxymuconolactone decarboxylase family protein, which produces MAHIKLLNEELPGIVGLLNYRPETARPLLDLAETLLRGESSLTSGEREIIAASVSYWNGCHFCHTSHAAAAAAHLKSGIGLIDDIKAGLPTTPVSDKLRALLHIAHQVQRNGKNVTEDDIAAARALGATDIELHDTVLIAAAFCMYNRYVDGLGTWAPGPNEAYAEMGERMAHVGYGKY; this is translated from the coding sequence ATGGCACATATCAAATTATTGAACGAAGAATTACCAGGCATAGTAGGCCTGTTAAACTACCGGCCCGAAACCGCGCGGCCATTGCTTGACCTTGCGGAGACCTTATTAAGAGGAGAATCGAGTTTGACCAGTGGCGAAAGGGAAATTATAGCAGCCTCAGTTTCATACTGGAATGGCTGCCATTTTTGCCATACCTCGCATGCCGCAGCTGCTGCCGCGCACTTAAAAAGCGGTATAGGCCTGATAGACGATATTAAAGCCGGCTTGCCCACTACTCCGGTTTCCGATAAACTGAGGGCTTTGCTGCACATTGCACACCAGGTGCAGCGCAATGGTAAAAATGTTACTGAGGATGATATTGCAGCAGCCCGCGCTTTGGGTGCAACAGATATTGAATTGCATGATACCGTTTTAATAGCTGCTGCCTTTTGCATGTATAACCGCTATGTTGACGGACTGGGCACCTGGGCGCCCGGGCCTAACGAAGCCTATGCCGAAATGGGTGAAAGAATGGCACATGTTGGTTACGGCAAATATTAG